Proteins from a genomic interval of Centroberyx gerrardi isolate f3 chromosome 23, fCenGer3.hap1.cur.20231027, whole genome shotgun sequence:
- the kdm6ba gene encoding uncharacterized protein kdm6ba isoform X5: MHHAVEQFGGRGTRDSFPLDGLNRGPWAPVGGRAWPPPARCSPGINQHQLLPHLPPGPMGGLNHPSKFFNNGPMQVRGGEKLDLPQAMLSGLQREQQRPPHHHLHPPPPHRAWEQLGQLYESHPPPPQGHPAVPLPNEHTLRLHNGGYAGSGGPPPNPHLPPGRPNQLLKFGGPQEQHIPRGPLGDEMWAQVQQQQRGYPGKMLGGQLKRPAPPLGEHSVIQHTPLPSLHPSSRPGAEDCPSPSKRKKSSDQVSHPGLQRFSGLGQSLPSQQQPSGHYPPPKPAFWNPLHKANTPWQPHTTERKNAPSQEFQVRTETNKQSMGGYTHKSSPVSSTPSTLSPPPTSSPGSYNQGCGAPQPQKAAFQPQAVNQQSPHSSYSHPSSKLAPTPPRQAMEPRGPQRGLLIGGRCGSQAFPHTPSTPTRGDRDQHLHTQSSPANPPATSSSSVPYSHFQPHPGLGHQGPPPPPPPPPASSTSVPQQQQSGPHEAWRYQSRPSGHSLESGLYRPPGLLPQGQKSQNQVVESRAPVSSQHHHHVSPPLPPARTPVITPNPPASQALSCYANSSSISGVSTVTTSPPAGCPVKNVIIRSDTWQRGREPGPQTSSTVTTPTSPLDALLQPSYQGAQAGTTTHPHQRAPPRPQQQGPANSQSQPMQGKTSYYGRAEMERSPALSSSSSLFSSGHQRAGESVITSRVSNPLPSSASAYCPMAPTAARTTVNSAPRPSNPVLSSRLGHQPGSASTQAYSQPHLRPLASVPQSIEEALDKLDAELEGHMQAEERRKRDREEEERKIREEERRRRREWEKKQEEERKKKELEKKEEERKRRELERQEEERKKREWERQEQERKKREWERQEQERKKREWERQEEERRRRELERQEEERKKREWERQEQERKKREWERQEQDRKKRDWERQEQERKKREWERQEEEKKKQREWERKEEEKKRRMERKREEELRSAKGKEQTAIENLERLLSGNSSPTPPPPRLSSATTPPSAPPPPNTRASPPYPWLSRGGVLPCPPGQTPNTTAPLERLRPPPLTPQTEYAREKQRQREMWSNNGGTTLSPSSTHNTSGMNQLAYHNQAHKPPTMQAAPSQSKDSVRERDSSSSSQQQTAGGLCSLPTPALREPPKLYQAFPRDNLPPAPPSSTTSSSTGSLLHKRMPSGGLGSLGSSASSCSGDSDSAQFEEEPSELSTLLPDGLANIMAMLDESIKKEEEMYSNEKTGSRGLLDTFSPSVQPVKSYLCAPDLIPAPKHQPNQEEFGSNPHASPPVLSRQGSLASPCSRTSSLNEEDEDCLKAPPNIPLNPKQSMDMAMGAANTNYRHSDLAKLYGLPDPAKSEADEEEDEDESETPSCSPPPQRPHLHQTGVNSMFKSLATVLESQKYAYRGGPFGRPPPSALVGVKYSSSLSLGPDICHQQQGNSPTSDSTNHPGFSPAVPPLKSSPTPLLENKKLTVEEADIWRDGRETTDKRINSIKKEFIPSIKPVKKVKEEQKLTTISESSLAELGRSCEVMLSRQSLPNKSSADKPNSHVKLEDRHKPEREKERNRERDKNRDRDRDREKEKKRKHGHSHSSSSSSSKKYEERKERKKKHREKREEMTFSSSSSSSSSTHSSSSSGSGHKRHKDGKSHKEKKDRRILGDLDLQSKEVREKNRARSDSEKKKRKEASSAGSTSEGEHAEWTSQSSGERSSGCKKDTESSGSSLGSMDFLKLKALSDGPPKELKIRLIKVESGDRETFIASEVEEKRIPLEDICIKNTASEIIRACKGARVKGKFRESYLLPAFSVKPVMTSDVPIPREKLNPPTPSIYLESKRDAFSPVLLQFCTDPKNPVTVIRGLAGSLRLNLGLFSTKSLVDANSEHAVEVRTQVQQPADENWDATGTGQTWPCESSRSHTTIAKYAQYQASSFQESLQEEKGSDEEEDDDDEKDKDKEKEKEKEKEKEKEKEKEKEKKLSNSPDTPSKDSSKESASGEQKPVGKIIKFGTNIDLSDPKRWKPQLQELQKLPAFMRVASSGNMLSHVGHTILGMNTVQLYMKVPGSRTPGHQENNNFCSVNINIGPGDCEWFSVHENYWHAISDFCEKHGVDYLTGSWWPVLEDLYKANIPVYRFIQRPGDLVWINAGTVHWVQAVGWCNNIAWNVGPLHAYQYQLALERFEWNEVKKVKSIVPMIHVSWNVARTVKVTDPDTYKMVRHCLLQSIKHIQILRDQLVATGKKISYQSRVKDEPAYYCNECDVEVFDLLFVTSENSSRKTYVVHCEDCARQRSPSLTNVVVLEQYRIEELMNTYDSFSLATPSGSR; this comes from the exons ATGCATCACGCGGTAGAGCAGTTTGGCGGGCGTGGCACACGGGACTCCTTCCCTCTGGACGGACTCAACCGGGGACCATGGGCTCCCGTGGGTGGCCGCGCCTGGCCGCCACCTGCCAG GTGTTCGCCTGGAATAAACCAACACCAGCTCCTCCCCCATCTACCTCCTGGTCCTATGGGTGGACTGAACCATCCCAGTAAATTCTTCAATAATGG GCCCATGCAAGTGCGAGGAGGCGAGAAGCTGGACCTCCCCCAGGCCATGTTATCAGGCCTGCAGAGGGAGCAGCAGAgacctcctcatcatcatcttcatcctccacctccccacaGAGCATGGGAGCAACTAGGCCAGTTGTACGaatcccaccctcctcctcctcaaggACATCCCGCCGTGCCCCTGCCTAACGAACACACACTCCGTCTCCATAATGGAGGTTATGCTGGCAGCGGCGGACCTCCCCCCAATCCCCACCTTCCCCCCGGCAGGCCCAACCAACTGCTGAAG TTTGGGGGTCCTCAGGAGCAGCACATCCCCCGGGGTCCGCTGGGAGATGAGATGTGGGCTCAGGTGCAGCAG CAGCAGAGGGGCTACCCAGGGAAGATGCTAGGGGGTCAGCTGAAGAGACCGGCCCCTCCATTGGGAGAGCACTCGGTCATCCAGCACACCCCTCTGCCATCCCTCCACCCGTCCTCCCGCCCAGGCGCTGAGGACTGTCCCAGCCCCagcaagaggaagaagagcTCGGATCAG gtgTCCCATCCAGGGCTGCAGCGTTTCTCTGGCCTGGGCCAGTCTTTGCCCTCCCAGCAGCAGCCCTCGGGCCACTACCCCCCTCCAAAACCGGCCTTCTGGAACCCCCTTCACAAGGCCAACACTCCCTGGCAGCCCCACACCACTGAACGCAAGAACGCGCCGTCGCAGGAGTTCCAGGTCCGAACA GAAACCAACAAACAAAGCATGGGCGGCTACACCCACAagtcctctcctgtctcctccacccCTTCGACCCTCTCCCCTCCGCCGACCTCTTCTCCTGGAAGCTACAACCAGGGATGTGGTGCCCCCCAACCCCAGAAGGCTGCGTTCCAACCTCAGGCTGTAAACCAGCAGTCCCCTCACTCCTCATACTCCCACCCCAGCTCCAAACTAGCTCCGACTCCACCCCGCCAGGCCATGGAGCCTCGTGGCCCTCAGAGAGGCCTTCTCATTGGGGGCCGATGTGGCAGCCAAGCCTTCCCTCATACGCCATCTACCCCGACCAGGGGGGATAGAGACCAACATTTACATACCCAATCTTCACCAGCAAACCCCCCTgctaccagcagcagcagtgtgccTTACAGCCACTTCCAGCCTCATCCAGGGCTGGGGCACCAgggtccccctcctcctccacctcctcctcctgccagcAGCACCTCAGTACCTCAGCAACAGCAAAGTGGGCCCCACGAGGCCTGGAGATACCAGAGCAGGCCCAGCGGTCATTCCCTG GAGTCGGGCCTCTACAGGCCTCCAGGACTGCTACCTCAGGGCCAAAAGAGCCAGAATCAGGTTGTGGAGAGTCGGGCTCCAGTTTCCTCCCAGCATCACCACCACGTCAgcccccctctgcccccagCCCGAACCCCTGTCATCACCCCCAATCCTCCCGCCTCCCAGGCCCTCAGCTGCTATGCcaacagcagcagtattagTGGAGTGTCCACAGTGACCACATCGCCCCCTGCTGGTTGCCCTGTGAAAAACGTTATTATCAGGAGTGACAcctggcagagaggaagagagccaGGACCCCAGACCTCCAGCACAGTCACCACCCCCACCTCTCCGCTGGATGCCCTGCTGCAGCCAAGCTATCAGGGAGCCCAAGCTGGCACTACCACCCACCCGCACCAGCGGGCACCGCCCCGACCACAACAGCAGGGACCCGCCAATTCCCAGTCCCAGCCCATGCAGGGGAAGACGTCATACTATGGTCGGGCTGAGATGGAGCGTAGTCCCGCGctttcctcatcctcttccttgTTCTCCTCAGGGCACCAGAGGGCAGGGGAGAGTGTGATTACGAGCAGAGTTTCAAACCCTCTTCCTAGCTCTGCTAGTGCATATTGCCCGATGGCTCCAACAGCAGCTCGTACCACTGTCAACTCTGCCCCCAGGCCATCCAATCCAGTCCTCTCCTCCAGACTGGGTCATCAGCCAGGCTCTGCCTCTACCCAGGCCTACTCCCAACCCCACCTTCGTCCTCTGGCCTCCGTCCCCCAGTCCATTGAAGAGGCTCTAGATAAGCTGGATGCCGAGCTGGAGGGACACATGCAGgctgaggaaaggaggaagagggaccgagaggaggaagagagaaaaattagagaagaggagaggcggagaaggagagaatgggagaagaagcaggaggaggagaggaagaagaaagagttggagaagaaagaggaggagaggaagaggagagaattggagagacaggaggaggagaggaagaagagagaatgggagaggcaggagcaggagaggaagaagagagaatgggagagacaggagcaggagaggaagaagagagaatgggagaggcaagaagaggagaggaggaggagagaacttgagaggcaggaagaggagaggaaaaagagagaatgggagaggcaggagcaagagaggaagaagagagaatgggagaggcaGGAGCAagacaggaagaagagagattgggagagacaggagcaggagaggaagaagagagaatgggagaggcaggaggaggaaaagaaaaagcaaagagagtgggagagaaaagaggaggagaagaagaggaggatggagcggaagagggaggaggaactGCGCAGTGCTAAAGGCAAAGAGCAGACTGCTATTGAAAATCTGGAGAGACTGCTCTCCGGCAACTCTTCCCCAACACCCCcacctcctcgcctctcctctgccACCACACCTCCTTCTGCCCCACCTCCCCCCAATACTCGCGCCTCACCCCCCTACCCCTGGCTAAGCCGTGGCGGTGTACTCCCCTGTCCTCCGGGCCAGACCCCCAACACCACTGCCCCTCTGGAGAGGTTGCGACCGCCCCCTCTCACCCCTCAGACGGAATATgccagagaaaaacagaggcagagggagatgtGGAGCAACAATGGCGGCACGACACTCAGTCCCTCATCTACACACAATACCTCAGGGATGAACCAGCTGGCGTACCACAACCAGGCCCACAAGCCCCCCACGATGCAAGCTGCACCCAGCCAATCCAAAGACTctgtcagggagagagacagcagcagcagcagccagcagcaaaCCGCTGGaggtctctgctctctccccacCCCGGCACTCAGAGAGCCCCCCAAACTGTATCAGGCCTTTCCCAGAGACAACCTGCCACCTGCACCCCCGTCGTCCaccacctccagctccaccGGGAGCCTCCTCCACAAGCGGATGCCCAGCGGTGGGCTTGGCAGCCTGGGCAGCAGTGCCAGCAGCTGCAGCGGGGACTCCGACAGTGCTCAGTTTGAGGAGGAGCCCTCAGAGTTGTCCACACTGCTCCCTGATGGTCTAGCTAACATTATGGCAATGCTGGATGAATCTAtcaaaaaggaagaggagatgtaTAGCAATGAGAAGACAGGATCCAGAGGTCTCCTTGACACCTTCTCCCCTAGCGTCCAGCCTGTCAAGAGCTACCTGTGCGCCCCAGACCTCATACCAGCGCCCAAGCATCAGCCAAACCAGGAGGAGTTTGGATCCAATCCCCATGCTAGCCCTCCTGTGCTCAGCCGCCAAGGCTCTCTGGCATCCCCTTGCAGCCGGACTTCCTCTCTcaatgaggaggatgaggactgCCTGAAAGCTCCTCCAAATATCCCTCTGAACCCTAAACAGTCAATGGACATGGCAATGGGAGCAGCAAACACCAACTACCGCCACAGTGACCTGGCCAAGCTTTATGGCCTCCCTGACCCGGCTAAAAGCGAggctgatgaggaggaggacgaagatGAGTCTGAGACCCCCTCCTGTTCCCCACCACCCCAAAGACCCCACCTTCACCAGACAGGGGTTAACAGCATGTTCAAGTCCCTGGCGACAGTCCTAGAGAGCCAGAAGTACGCTTACCGAGGTGGGCCTTTTGGAAGACCACCTCCATCTGCTCTGGTTGGGGTCAAATATTCCTCTTCACTTTCACTGGGCCCTGACATCTGCCACCAGCAACAAGGCAATTCCCCCACCTCAGATTCCACCAATCATCCAGGATTCAGTCCGGCTGTCCCACCTCTGAAGTCCTCCCCAACTCCTTTGTTAGAAAACAAGAAACTGACAGTAGAGGAGGCTGATATCTGGAGGGACGGTAGAGAAACAACAGATAAAAGGATAAACTCTATTAAAAAGGAGTTTATTCCCTCAATAAAGCCTGTTAAGAAAGTCAAGGAGGAGCAGAAGCTGACCACCATTTCGGAGTCCTCCCTGGCCGAGCTGGGCAGGAGCTGTGAGGTCATGCTTAGTCGGCAGTCACTCCCGAACAAGAGCTCCGCTGATAAACCCAACAGCCATGTCAAGCTGGAGGATAGACACAAGcccgagagagagaaggaacggaacagagagagggacaaaaacAGGGATAGGGACAGAgatagggagaaagagaagaagaggaagcatGGCCACAGccacagtagcagcagcagcagcagcaagaagtatgaagagagaaaagagaggaagaagaagcacagagaaaagagggaagagatgaccttctcctcttcttcatcctcatcttcctccaccCATTCCAGCTCCAGCTCGGGCTCCGGCCACAAGCGGCACAAGGATGGCAAGAGCCACAAGGAGAAGAAGGATCGCAGAATCCTCGGTGACCTCGACCTCCAGAGCAAGGAGGTACGCGAGAAGAACCGGGCTCGCTCCGactcagaaaaaaagaaacgcaAAGAAGCATCGAGTGCTGGCTCCACCAGTGAAGGAGAGCACGCCGAATGGACCTCTCAGAGTTCTGGAGAAAGATCCTCCGGCTGCAAAAAAGACACTGAATCGTCCGGTTCCTCATTGGGTTCCATGGACTTCCTGAAGCTGAAGGCATTGTCGGATGGGCCACCCAAGGAGCTGAAGATCCGCCTGATCAAAGTTGAGAGCGGGGACAGGGAGACGTTCATCGCCTCGGAGGTGGAAGAGAAGAGGATCCCTCTGGAGGACATCTGCATCAAAAACACTGCCAGTGAAATCATCAGGGCCTGCAA GGGTGCAAGGGTGAAAGGGAAGTTCAGAGAGTCCTACTTGCTACCAGCCTTCTCCGTCAAGCCCGTCATGACCTCAGACGTGCCCATTCCCAGAGAGAAGCTCAACCCTCCTACACCCAGCATCTAT TTGGAGAGTAAGAGGGATGCCTTCTCCCCTGTGCTGCTGCAGTTCTGCACAGACCCTAAGAATCCAGTTACCGTCATCAGGGGCCTGGCCGGATCACTACGACTCA acCTGGGCCTGTTCTCCACCAAGTCACTGGTGGACGCCAACTCAGAGCATGCTGTGGAGGTGAGGACTCAGGTGCAGCAGCCTGCTGATGAGAACTGGGACGCCACTGGGACGGGTCAGACCTGGCCCTGTGAGAGCAGCCGCTCCCACACCACCATCGCAAAGTATGCCCAGTACCAGGCCTCCAGCTTCCAGGAGAGCCTGCAG GAGGAGAAAGgcagtgatgaggaggaggatgacgatgatgaaaaggacaaggacaaggagaaggaaaaggagaaggaaaaggagaaggaaaaagagaaagaaaaagagaaagagaagaagctATCCAACAGTCCTGACACACCCAGCAAGGACAGCTCAAAGGAGAGCGCCAG CGGTGAGCAGAAACCAGTGGGGAAGATCATTAAATTTGGCACCAACATTGACCTGTCAGATCCCAAGAG ATGGAAGCCCCAGCTACAGGAGCTGCAGAAGCTGCCAGCTTTTATGCGCGTAGCATCCAGTGGCAACATGCTGAGCCACGTGGGCCACACTATCTTAGGCATGAACACTGTCCAGCTCTACATGAAGGTCCCTGGGAGCCGGACGCCTG GTCACCAGGAGAACAATAACTTCTGCTCGGTGAACATCAACATCGGCCCTGGGGACTGTGAGTGGTTCTCCGTCCATGAGAACTACTGGCATGCTATCAGCGACTTCTGTGAAAA GCATGGAGTGGACTACCTGACAGGGTCCTGGTGGCCGGTGCTGGAAGACCTCTACAAGGCCAACATCCCTGTGTACCGCTTCATCCAGCGGCCCGGAGACTTGGTGTGGATCAACGCTGGGACCGTTCACTGGGTCCAGGCCGTGGGCTGGTGCAACAACATCGCCTGGAACGTCGGACCTCTCCACG cctACCAGTACCAGCTGGCCCTAGAGAGGTTTGAGTGGAACGAGGTGAAGAAGGTCAAGTCCATCGTCCCCATGATCCACGTGTCCTGGAACGTGGCCCGCACTGTCAAGGTCACCGACCCAGACACCTACAAGATGGTCAG ACACTGCCTGCTGCAGTCCATCAAGCACATCCAGATCCTGCGGGACCAGCTGGTGGCCACAGGCAAGAAGATTTCCTACCAGAGTCGCGTCAAGGACGAGCCCGCCTACTACTGCAACGAGTGTGAT GTGGAGGTGTTCGACTTGCTGTTTGTGACCAGCGAGAACAGCAGCAGGAAGACGTACGTGGTTCACTGTGAGGACTGCGCCCGCCAGCGCAGCCCCAGCCTGACCAACGTGGTGGTGCTGGAGCAGTACCGCATAGAGGAGCTCATGAACACATACGACAGCTTCAGCCTG GCCACGCCGTCCGGCTCCCGGTGA